aaaataaattgtaaagtctaactaaaatcaaattaaaggaGAGCTACATAGCTAAAGTACTCTTGGTTAGGGCACATAGCATGGCTAAGCAATGAAACGCTTGAGCTTTGAGCTCGGCAAGCATGGCGCTTGGCGCATAAATTTCAGCAATGTAATAAAATGGCTTTTTGTGTCGATATTGTGTGCGCTTATTGTAttcctttatttttgttgtttttatgttatttttttgttgctgttacttttttattgcataatacGCTTTTAATGGACGCCGTAAAGCGAAAGTCCAAAAGGtgcttttaagcaattaaagctaGTGAAAACTCAAACCAGAAAAAAGTCAAGGCTAGCTTGAagctaaattaatatacaatatattgtgctgtttgcatttgtagTGAACACAAGCACACACCCAAACATGTGTGTAGATTATCCTGATATAAAGCACTTCAAAGTGCTGAAGGCTGCAACATTAATGTTTACCCTGCGGCACTTGCACACTTCCACACATAACCAAACAGTAAACAGTGTGTCAAAGGCATATGCCaatggcaaacacacacacacacacacacacacacacgcacacttgcaTAGAGTCAACAATTGCACACCCACGTGCACTGACACTGACACACTCACCTGATGGCATCGATCATTTGCAGGCCCATGTTGACGCAATTGCTGGCATGTTGCGGTCTCGAGATGGGCAGACCAGATACACAGTAATAGCAATCGCCAAGAATCTTAATACGTAAGCACTGATTTTCctgcaatatgcaaatttaaaaaaaattagctacTACGCTTGTTCTGACATCGTTACAGCGCAATGTTATGTTAAGTCTTTCGCTCATCATCTTCGACCCAGTTCGATAAATGAGCAACTTATCGATCTATCGCTCACGATTTACCTGTGCTATTTGATCGAAGCGCCCAAAAAGATCGTTCAAGGTTTTGACCAAATCGCTAGCCGTTAGTGAAGAAGACAACGGCGTAAAGTTCACAATGTCTGCAAAAAGTATTGTAACATTTGTATGCCGCTGCACGTGCAGTTCGTGGAATCGTGTAGCTGACGTAGACGCCTGGCCCCCAGCTCGCTGACATGCGTCAGCCATTTTGAGCATAATGCTGCGCTTAACCTGCAAAGTAGAAACAAAGCACTCGTGTTAAGTTACAGGCAAGGGATGCGCTCTTGGCCAGCTTACCTCGGCTGCTATGTAGGCAGGTATGacgctgagcagcagctgctcctgtTGCTCCCGTTCGCATTCAAGCTTGACACGCTGCTCAATGCCGGTGCGTGTGCCATCAACGGTGCGATTGTGTGCAGCATCCGACATAATGCGATAGTAGAGACCTGATACGGATGCGCTGGCCAGCATTACAATCTCGCCGAATAGCTGTGCGGTATGGTTATAAAATAGAATGGCTTAAGCTAAGTGGGCTCGCAGCTGTGCGGCGACTAATTAGTGTAGCCTTGGCTTCCATTTTGCAACTTACCGTTGGCAAATCAGGCACATAATCCGCACTTGTGCCAATTCTATAAACTATATGTATGGCAGTCATAAACAATGCCAGCACCACCGACACCGGCCAGGATATGGGCAGCATGGTGTGTATGCCctaatgcaaatgcaagcacacatcttaatttcaaattcaattagcagCCGGCGCGGTTTGCTTACCAGAAACAATGCATACATTGGCAGCGGCGCCAGATTATTCCCAGTTATGGCCGCAATTGTGCCCAACGAGAATGTGGTGACAATGGCAAAGGACAAAGCGGCAGCTGGCGAGCTCAGCACCGCGGGAAACTGCAGGGCCGTCAATATGGAACCAGAGATAAGCGCCgccaaagccagcagcagcgtttgcagcaaatgctgtaaatcaatacacatatataaatgaataaggCCACTTGGCTTTTGTGGCAGGTGTGGCGCTTACCTGCTCGTAAATGACGCCAATTATAATGGAGACCACACATGCCACCAACGAGGTTAACAGGCCGGATCTGAAGAGCGACTTGCGCAGCCTCTGGCGATAGCGTGTGTACAAATCGTTCAAGTGTATATCCTCAGCTGaagaaaacaataataaataagtataaatataacagTCAGTCAAGTGCTTTGTAACATTAGCTGTTGCGTGTGAACTGAGCCACAATTGTTGTAACGCTAATTGTGGCGCGTTCTGGAGCTGTGAAATCACGAACAGCTGTAACTTGACCTATATTTAGCTGCAAGTTAAACTGTGGACAGCCCTAAGAAACGAACAAAAGTCTTAACAGCTCAAAGTTTAGCTTGTGATAAATTATAACTAATGTGTTTTATGTTGAGTTAGATCAGGAAGTATTAAAGCATATACAACTGTCTCGtatttgcacaaaaacaatttgttaagccATAAGCTGCCACATCaagtcaaaaataaaagcacagcACATTAAACATAATTTCGTGCGGGTACAGTGAATGCTCGCATAACGCGCTGCACCGAATAATGAGCACGTGAGGCGTATAGCACCTTAATGCTTAGTTTGACAGACTTAGCTTTTAAaccagttgctgccgcttttgcAAACATTCACTGTATATATGCAAGtgtttataaaatgcttataTTGTTTATGAAAAGACTGCTAGTAGTAGCCATGTGTCTAGCTAGTTTGGCGGCTTTAAAAAGccttttttgatttatttatggccaCAATCCATTGATAAACAGATACTACCTGGCCCGACTAAAAGCATACATAATACTCGGCgagtaaacatatttatagcaacaaagcaggtgtctgtgtgagtgtgcgtgtgtttgtttatttgcttaaatgctGTTCctgatgtttttattttgcttttcggGGGCGTCTGtgcattgattttattttcgaGCAATGCGACTATAGACAGATAAATCGATACAAATGAGCTcatattaaagaaaatataactTAAGTGCGTCATGTATGCGTTAATTGAAGTACAAGTAGCTCAGCtccacatggcgtatgcgttatgTAGCCAAAGGATTGTATCTTTATGACATTcataaatcaacaacaatgtcGCTAAAGCCGTGTTAGCGCACATAAATCAAGccgcagctacagcagcagcgataaagatgatttcaaatgcattactttttaataaatgtgtgCGCATATGagatttattattgttattgttgcggtagcgcataaaaatgtatgaGAAAAGGAAGCACAAGCTCGAGCAGACGCATTAAGGATAGACGTTCATAGTTTAGGGCTGCAAGTAAgtgttaaatttttgcaaaacgTATAAACTTGACATCAGCATTCTGCACAAGTGACGAGGTTGGCTTATGGccgcaataaatataataatttcaataagcAGCTTACTTTTTAAGCAACCCTCGCATAAAGACTCATGCGTATAAAGTGAATGCCAgcgcttgtttattttctgCAATCAAACAGAAATTCTTTTGACATCAACTGAAAGCGTCTCTTTAcccatacacatgcacatgcatagACAGTGacagtgtgcgtgtgcgtgtgcgtgtgaaaGGATGACAGATGCTTTCATGTGTTTACGCCAAccctgctgctgcggctgcaagGTGCGTTCGGTGTTGCGCTGGCGCTGCGCTGCGGGTCATAAAACAAGCGTCGCATCTAGGTGGCAACGACATTGACAGTGCTAGTATCGAAGAAGACTTTGACTGCAAAGCTTTTAGATGAGATTTGATGTCATGTTGTTCTTAAAATGAAAGCCACAGTCACGGCATGTCGAGTGTTAAAGTGGGCGTAGACAGGGCATTAACAAGATTTGGTATTATTtgtagtatttttatttgaattgcagaTGCGTCGAGCAGGCATTTAATCAAACTTCAAAATGGCTACCAATGCTTATTTGCCTGTCAAATGTGTTTGAGTAAAGCTgcctacatatacatacaaataatattaaatatatataaatcgcTGTTAAATTCTGGTAACCAACATGTTTAGATTGAACGGAGATTCAAAtactacaaataatttattaacatacTCTGCACGCCGTTCACATGGCGCCCAGACGCCGCAGGTgagtttcagctgctgcaccaAAAGTATTTGTCCCACTGTGCAGGCAGCATAAATAACGATAAAAGCATGAACGCTtagagcaacaagcaacaagagACAATTAATGACGCACTCTAACAAACATTCTTTCGCTCTCTTCCTCTCACCCTGCATTTCCACAGTTGGCTATGGAGAGCTCGGCTGTTATTGAAGAGCTTTGCTTGAAGGACGATCGTTATTTTAGCTTGCTGTACAAGAATTACGACAGCAACAGTTTGGGACATAGAAACAATAATCTGAGCAACAATTTGCGTCATAATAGCAGTTTCTATACCATGGATCAGGACAAAGGCTTAACGCCTGGCTTGATTGATTACAAGCAAATGGATGCGGAATTAACACGCAGTAAGCAAACATTGCctttaacaaatattgaatttaatattaatttgttattaagtgCAACGTGACTGCGAGAACATTGAGACGCAAATGTTTTTCAGCGCTGAAAATCGTAAGTAATGCAGACACACTTCAGTAAACTCTCTTACATGCTATTTGCAGTTACGCCTTTGATCAACAATGAGAATCGCTCGACTAACATGGATTTCAGACTTGTCGGCTCTGCCTTGAGAAGTGCCTCAGCTACACGCCCAAGAGAACAGTCGTTGCCAGCCGGCTACCGTCGTCGCTCGCCGGATATGCCTATTGCCAATGTGAATGTTGAACGTCGTGCGAGCAGCACATTGTTGAGCTCTGATTTGCAGCCAGCACAAGAGAGATTTACAGAAGATGCAGCTTGTTCTGATTGCAGAGATGCAGATGCGTTTGCAGTTGGTAGTACAGATGCTGAAGCGGATGCAAATGCAGACGTAGAAGCGTACAAGTGTCCAGTGTGTTTGAATTGCGTGCGTCAACGTAAACCTGCTACCACTATATGTGGTCATGTCTTTTGCAGCGCTTGCATTAGGGCTGCTCTACGCACCACATGCAAGTGCCCCGTTTGCCAGAGAATGATGACCACTCGTCAAATACTTCGCATTtatctttaaaaaaaacaacttcgTGTTTCGACTTCTTCccaataattacaaataaattatgttttactGCTCGAAATGCAAGCTGGCAAGCAAAAAGCTGTAGCCGAGTGTTAAATGGGGAAATgtacaagaaaacaaaaacgatttaacaacatttttctGCACACGGAAATTGAATTTcgtttttggcagcagctgacgCCTGGAACTATGCAATGCTTTTAACAAATGTATTGCACATACGCCACGTGTGACTGGGCtctgcataaaatgcaacaaaatacaagcaaaaatCGCCTCAAGGCcagctgcaactttaaatGCCACATGTTGTATTCAAGCTATTGCCGCCACCTGCTGCAACATTATAAATTACGTGCTTGAAGTCGAGACAGGTATTACAAGCTCTACGTGGCATCCTGTGCCCACATCCTGTGAGCAGACAGGGCCAACATAGAGCATGTCCTAAGCTCACTTCAATTTGTATGCGTGGCAGGCCAATGCATTTTAGAGAAACTTACTTAAAGACAGCTTAGAGTTGACTTATCACAAAGAGCTTTTACTTAGCGCAACAAtcagttttaattgctgcctCGCCAACAAAATAGAGCGCAACAAAATGCTGTCACCAGGCTGTGTGCTGGCCTTGCCACAGTTTCACAAATTGACAGGACACACGAACTGAAGCtgaaacaatataaaaaaaaaggcaaacagcaTCAGCTGGTAATGACAGCAGAACGTGCGTGTCAGGGAGAGATGACATGACAGCGCATTAATCAGGATGCAGTCGAAAGCTTTTCAAGCGTGACAACAATCACACGCCAATGGCAGTGCATGCCACTTGCCAATTGCCAAAGATTAGATGCtgatatgcatatatgtacgATGGGCCTTGttgtgcataaaaattgtgATAACCCAATGGAGCTAGCAGcacaatttattaagcttttaCCCACTGTGCTGGGCAGGCAGACAGCTTTAACAAACGGCAACAGGAAATAGCACAAAAGCATCTCCAACTCACGTACATTGCTAGTTTCTCTTTGGCAATGTGCGGCCATTTTGCAAATGTCTTTCAGTCCTCCTTTGACATGCTCACAGTTTATTTGTTTCGCTCGCCCTCCCTCTCTTCAAATAATGGCCGGGCAAAGAGAAAAGACAAAGCACATCCGCATACAATGAcatttttgctcttttttccAATTTGTTAGTTGAACTCAAATGATATTTGTTACCACCATTTTCTAGCTACTAGaggtagtttttttttattgcaaagtTTGCTGTTGCCACTTTTAGCTCATGCGGAAGAAAAGGTGTACAACAGTTAGGGGGGGCGACAAATGCTTTAGCCGAGGTGTAAGACCCATCAGCCAAAtggaaattcaaatgaaatgcaaactgCATGCATAATAAGGCAGGCAATATGTGTGAAGAGCACACTACACTGTGTGGaaagacaattttttttgttttgtggcaGCATCAACTAGAGCTGTCTGGCTCATtatgccacaaaatgtggcacAAGCAGAGCATTGGCAGCCGAAACTGAAACTAATACGCCATTGAaatgcagccgcagccacagccacagcctcGTTTTGCATACAATGCAAGATTTATGCCACACGACagctcaaaaatatatatccaGACAATGTTAGCGGATTTGCATGCCAGGGTTATGAGAACTACACAgacttatactatatatatatatgacgaCACTGACAACTGACGACAGTGCCGCCAGATAAAATcgtacaacaaaatatatatgcgttatatatataatttttttttttttgtgtgttcgCTTTGCAAATTGCTTCGACAGTGAAAATGTGGTCTGAGCTGTGGCTATGGCTGTGCTATTG
The DNA window shown above is from Drosophila busckii strain San Diego stock center, stock number 13000-0081.31 chromosome 3L, ASM1175060v1, whole genome shotgun sequence and carries:
- the LOC108600652 gene encoding uncharacterized protein LOC108600652; the encoded protein is MFRLNGDSNTTNNLLTYSARRSHGAQTPQLAMESSAVIEELCLKDDRYFSLLYKNYDSNSLGHRNNNLSNNLRHNSSFYTMDQDKGLTPGLIDYKQMDAELTRMQRDCENIETQMFFSAENLTPLINNENRSTNMDFRLVGSALRSASATRPREQSLPAGYRRRSPDMPIANVNVERRASSTLLSSDLQPAQERFTEDAACSDCRDADAFAVGSTDAEADANADVEAYKCPVCLNCVRQRKPATTICGHVFCSACIRAALRTTCKCPVCQRMMTTRQILRIYL